The Gemmatimonadales bacterium nucleotide sequence GCAGCCTCACAGGCCGAGCGCGCGCCGCTGAGCCTCGAACAGCTCGGCAATGCCATGCTCGGCGAGGTCGAGCAGGGTCTCGAGCTGCCCACGCGAGAAGCTGGCGTGCTCCCCGGTTCCCTGCACCTCGACGAATCGCGCGGGATCGAGCATCACCACGTTGGCGTCTACATGGGCATCCCGGTCTTCCAGGTAGGCCAGGTCGAGCCGCTCCTCACCGTCCACCACGCCAACCGACACGGCGGCGACGAGCTGACCGAACGGCGAGGGGATGCCGGTCCGCTCCGAGAGCCAGGTGCAGGCATCGGCCAGCGCGATGCACCCGCCGGTGATGCCGGCGGTGCGGGTGCCGCCATCGGCCTGGAGGACGTCGCAGTCGATGCGAATGGTGTGCTCGCCAAAAGCCATCGTCGCCATCGCCGCGCGAAGCGAGCGGCCGATCAACCGCTGGATCTCCTGGGTGCGTCCGCCGGGCCCGTTCCGCTCCCGGGAGGTCCGCTCGAGGGTGGCCCGCGGCAGCATGGCATACTCGGCCGTGACCCAGCCTTCGCCGGTTCCCTTCTTGAACCCGGGTACGCCGGACTCGACCGACGCCGTGCAATGGACCAGGGTGCCGCCCATCCGGATCAGGCACGACCCTTCGGCGTAGGGATTGGCGCGGCGCTCCAGCGCCAGGGGGCGCAGCTGCGCGTTGGTGCGGCCATCAGGACGGGGCACGGAGACGCTCCACGAGAGCAGAGGTTGAGAAGCCGGCGACGAGCGGTACCCGAACGACTCGGCCGCCGCGGGCCTCGATCCAGTCGGCACCGACGATGCGATCCCGGGAGTAGTCCGCCCCCTTCACCAGCACGTCGGGGGCGAGGGCTTCGATGAGCTGACGCGGGGTCTCGTCGTCGAACAGCACGACGCAGTCCACGGCGGCGAGCGCCGCCAGCACGCGCGCCCGCGCCGCCTCGGCGGCCACCGGCCGCTCGGCTCCCTTCCCCAGCCGCCGGACCGACGCGTCGCTGTTGAGCCCGACGACGAGCGCGCCGCCCTCCCGGCGGGCTGCCTCGAGCAGCTCGACATGGCCGGGGTGCAGCAGGTCGAACACTCCGTTGGTGAACGCGACGGGGGCGTGCTGCGATCGGCGCCAGTCCATAGCCGCCGGAAGGGCGCGAACCTTTCCCGCGGTGCCGGTCACCGGCGGTGGCTAGAGCGGCGCCTCGGCGCGCGGCCGGAGGACGAAGGTGTG carries:
- the rph gene encoding ribonuclease PH, whose amino-acid sequence is MPRPDGRTNAQLRPLALERRANPYAEGSCLIRMGGTLVHCTASVESGVPGFKKGTGEGWVTAEYAMLPRATLERTSRERNGPGGRTQEIQRLIGRSLRAAMATMAFGEHTIRIDCDVLQADGGTRTAGITGGCIALADACTWLSERTGIPSPFGQLVAAVSVGVVDGEERLDLAYLEDRDAHVDANVVMLDPARFVEVQGTGEHASFSRGQLETLLDLAEHGIAELFEAQRRALGL
- the rfaE2 gene encoding D-glycero-beta-D-manno-heptose 1-phosphate adenylyltransferase, translating into MDWRRSQHAPVAFTNGVFDLLHPGHVELLEAARREGGALVVGLNSDASVRRLGKGAERPVAAEAARARVLAALAAVDCVVLFDDETPRQLIEALAPDVLVKGADYSRDRIVGADWIEARGGRVVRVPLVAGFSTSALVERLRAPS